In the Nocardia asteroides genome, TCCGCGTCGAGATCGGCGAGATGCGTGCGCGGCATCCCGCGGCGCGGGGCATCGAAAACGAGCGGAAGGGAGGCGACCATAGTGCTACCAGTGTCCCATCCGCGCGTAATCGCGCTGGTAGCGGGTATCCATGCGCCATGACCACCACACCGGCACCCGAGCCGAATCCGCTGTCCGAGGCGACCGCCGATCCGCTCGGCGACACCGCGGGCACGCAACCCCGTGAAGTCTCCGCACCGGTGCAGCGCAAGAAGGTCTCGGTCTCGTCGAAAACCGGCTACGCCTGGAGCGGCCTCGTCGCGGGCGCCGTCATCCTCATCGTGCTGCTGATCTTCATCCTGCAGAACCTGGACCAGGTGCCGGTGAGCCTCTTCTTCTGGGACTTCACCCTGCCGCTCGGCGTCACCGTGCTGCTCAGCGTGATCATCGGAGCGCTGCTGATGTCGCTGGTCGGCGGGCTCCGCATCCTGCAGCTGCGCCGCCTGGCGAAGCACCCGCGCTGACCCGCTACAACAGCGCGGAGAGCACCAGCCAGGCGACGAACGCCGACGGCAGCATGGAGTCCAGCCGGTCCATGATGCCGCCGTGCCCTGGCAGCAGCGTGCCCATGTCCTTGATCCCGAGTTCCCGCTTGATCTGCGATTCGATCAGGTCACCGATGGTGGCGACGGTGACCAGCCCGACGCCGAGCACGACGCCGATCATGGAGTTGGCCTCCAGCAGCAGCGTCACCGTGAGCAGGCCGCCGATCACCGAGAAGAGCAGCGAGCCGCCGAACCCCTCCCAGGACTTCTTCGGGCTGATCGAGGGCACCATCGGGTGCCGCCCGAACAGCACGCCCGCGACGTAGCCGCCGACATCCGAGCACACCACCAGGATCATGAAGGTGAGCACCCGCAGGTTGCCGTCCGGCTCCAGCAGCAGCAGCACCGAGAACGAGGCGAGCAGCGGGATCCAGGAGAGCGTGAAGACGGTGATCGCCGTGTCCCGCAG is a window encoding:
- a CDS encoding LapA family protein, translated to MTTTPAPEPNPLSEATADPLGDTAGTQPREVSAPVQRKKVSVSSKTGYAWSGLVAGAVILIVLLIFILQNLDQVPVSLFFWDFTLPLGVTVLLSVIIGALLMSLVGGLRILQLRRLAKHPR
- a CDS encoding phosphatidate cytidylyltransferase; its protein translation is MSDGTIVVEKAAAAEEPTPPGTEPPPAGAAFAPTPAAAPPEPAPAAARSSRAGRDLPAALGVGLGLGLSLIAILLFVPKVFILVAGTAIGIATWEVAKRLREADVLVPRVPLIVGGQAVFWLGWPFGANGVAGAFAGTVLVCMVWRLFDHGLSVAPRNFLRDTAITVFTLSWIPLLASFSVLLLLEPDGNLRVLTFMILVVCSDVGGYVAGVLFGRHPMVPSISPKKSWEGFGGSLLFSVIGGLLTVTLLLEANSMIGVVLGVGLVTVATIGDLIESQIKRELGIKDMGTLLPGHGGIMDRLDSMLPSAFVAWLVLSALL